From the Phyllopteryx taeniolatus isolate TA_2022b chromosome 16, UOR_Ptae_1.2, whole genome shotgun sequence genome, one window contains:
- the dus1l gene encoding tRNA-dihydrouridine(16/17) synthase [NAD(P)(+)]-like isoform X1: MIFTSVTRFGHPGLIQSAKMAKLQGLDFWKNTLKEACFVVAPMVDQSELAWRLLSRRHGAHLCYTPMLHAQVFVRDANYRRENLYNEVCEEDRPLITQFCANDPDVFIQAALLAQNYCDAIDLNLGCPQMIAKRGHYGVFLQDEWELLKKMVMLANEKLSVPITCKIRVFEDIEKTVSYAQMLEKAGCQLLTVHGRTKDQKGAMTGIASWEHVRAVRKAVNIPVFANGNIQHLSDVERCIKETGVQGVMSAEGNLHNPALFEGRSPPVWEMAEEYFEVVRQHPPCNLSYVRAHLFKLWHHTLQIHQDLRDDLAKVKTLEGLANVSNQLRLRCQEEIARGNDTDKESSLPFPHWICQPYVRPPPKDLSGKGNVQDSQVKTTGRQKRGLENTTASPQILSKNKQKKRSRNPNKNFCPDQKPKYIKCEQCGNPKGNKCVFNLCRGCCKKKSYKEVANCLSHGLKFKTKADASKAQEDVR, from the exons AGTGTTACCCGTTTTGGACATCCTGGTCTGATACAGTCAGCGAAGATGGCAAAGCTTCAGGGGTTGGATTTTTGGAAGAACACCCTGAAAGAAGCTTGCTTCGTGGTGGCACCCATGGTGGATCAGAGCGAGCTGGCATGGCGTCTACTTAGCCGTCGCCACGGCGCTCACCTCTGTTACACGCCCATGCTGCATGCGCAGGTATTCGTTCGTGATGCTAATTACAGGAGAGAAAACCTCTATAATGAGGTTTGTGAGGAAGACCGACCACTAATAACTCAG ttttgTGCAAATGATCCTGATGTGTTCATTCAGGCAGCTCTTTTGGCCCAAAACTACTGTGATGCCATTGACCTCAACCTGGGTTGTCCTCAGATGATCGCTAAAAGGG GGCACTATGGAGTTTTCCTGCAAGATGAATGggagctgttaaaaaaaatgg TCATGTTAGCAAACGAAAAGCTGTCTGTGCCTATCACGTGTAAGATCCGTGTGTTTGAGGACATCGAAAAGACTGTCAGCTATGCCCAGATGTTGGAGAAAGCTGGATGCCAG CTACTCACAGTGCATGGCAGAACCAAAGACCAGAAAGGAGCAATGACTGGAATTGCTAGCTGGGAGCATGTCAGAGCAGTCCG GAAGGCTGTAAATATTCCTGTATTTGCGAACGGGAACATTCAGCATCTGAGTGATGTGGAGCGCTGCATTAAGGAGACAGGAGTGCAAGGGGTGATGAGTGCAG AGGGTAACCTCCATAACCCAGCACTCTTTGAAGGACGTAGCCCCCCAGTTTGGGAGATGGCTGAAGAGTACTTTGAAGTGGTGAGGCAGCATCCCCCATGCAACCTGTCCTATGTACGAGCCCATCTCTTCAAGCTGTGGCACCATAC GCTTCAGATCCACCAGGACCTGAGGGACGACTTGGCTAAGGTGAAAACTCTTGAGGGATTGGCTAATGTTAGTAACCAGCTGAGGCTGCGATGCCAG GAGGAGATTGCCAGAGGAAATGATACGGATAAGGAGAGCAGCCTGCCCTTCCCTCACTGGATCTGCCAACCATATGTCAGACCACC GCCAAAAGATCTGTCTGGGAAAGGTAACGTCCAGGATTCACAAGTCAAGACGACAGGGCGCCAAAAGAGAGGACTGGAGAATACAACTGCGTCACCTCAAATACTCTCCAAAAATAAACAGAAGAAAAGATCCCGCAATCCCAACAAGAACTTCTGTCCTGATCAGAAAC CCAAGTACATCAAATGTGAACAGTGTGGCAACCCAAAG GGAAATAAGTGCGTCTTCAACCTTTGTCGGGGCTGCTGTAAGAAGAAGTCCTACAAGGAGGTGGCCAACTGTTTAA GCCATGGACTCAAGTTCAAGACCAAGGCAGATGCAAGTAAAGCTCAAGAGGATGTGAGATAA
- the dus1l gene encoding tRNA-dihydrouridine(16/17) synthase [NAD(P)(+)]-like isoform X2 — translation MIFTSVTRFGHPGLIQSAKMAKLQGLDFWKNTLKEACFVVAPMVDQSELAWRLLSRRHGAHLCYTPMLHAQVFVRDANYRRENLYNEVCEEDRPLITQFCANDPDVFIQAALLAQNYCDAIDLNLGCPQMIAKRGHYGVFLQDEWELLKKMVMLANEKLSVPITCKIRVFEDIEKTVSYAQMLEKAGCQLLTVHGRTKDQKGAMTGIASWEHVRAVRLQIHQDLRDDLAKVKTLEGLANVSNQLRLRCQEEIARGNDTDKESSLPFPHWICQPYVRPPPKDLSGKGNVQDSQVKTTGRQKRGLENTTASPQILSKNKQKKRSRNPNKNFCPDQKPKYIKCEQCGNPKGNKCVFNLCRGCCKKKSYKEVANCLSHGLKFKTKADASKAQEDVR, via the exons AGTGTTACCCGTTTTGGACATCCTGGTCTGATACAGTCAGCGAAGATGGCAAAGCTTCAGGGGTTGGATTTTTGGAAGAACACCCTGAAAGAAGCTTGCTTCGTGGTGGCACCCATGGTGGATCAGAGCGAGCTGGCATGGCGTCTACTTAGCCGTCGCCACGGCGCTCACCTCTGTTACACGCCCATGCTGCATGCGCAGGTATTCGTTCGTGATGCTAATTACAGGAGAGAAAACCTCTATAATGAGGTTTGTGAGGAAGACCGACCACTAATAACTCAG ttttgTGCAAATGATCCTGATGTGTTCATTCAGGCAGCTCTTTTGGCCCAAAACTACTGTGATGCCATTGACCTCAACCTGGGTTGTCCTCAGATGATCGCTAAAAGGG GGCACTATGGAGTTTTCCTGCAAGATGAATGggagctgttaaaaaaaatgg TCATGTTAGCAAACGAAAAGCTGTCTGTGCCTATCACGTGTAAGATCCGTGTGTTTGAGGACATCGAAAAGACTGTCAGCTATGCCCAGATGTTGGAGAAAGCTGGATGCCAG CTACTCACAGTGCATGGCAGAACCAAAGACCAGAAAGGAGCAATGACTGGAATTGCTAGCTGGGAGCATGTCAGAGCAGTCCG GCTTCAGATCCACCAGGACCTGAGGGACGACTTGGCTAAGGTGAAAACTCTTGAGGGATTGGCTAATGTTAGTAACCAGCTGAGGCTGCGATGCCAG GAGGAGATTGCCAGAGGAAATGATACGGATAAGGAGAGCAGCCTGCCCTTCCCTCACTGGATCTGCCAACCATATGTCAGACCACC GCCAAAAGATCTGTCTGGGAAAGGTAACGTCCAGGATTCACAAGTCAAGACGACAGGGCGCCAAAAGAGAGGACTGGAGAATACAACTGCGTCACCTCAAATACTCTCCAAAAATAAACAGAAGAAAAGATCCCGCAATCCCAACAAGAACTTCTGTCCTGATCAGAAAC CCAAGTACATCAAATGTGAACAGTGTGGCAACCCAAAG GGAAATAAGTGCGTCTTCAACCTTTGTCGGGGCTGCTGTAAGAAGAAGTCCTACAAGGAGGTGGCCAACTGTTTAA GCCATGGACTCAAGTTCAAGACCAAGGCAGATGCAAGTAAAGCTCAAGAGGATGTGAGATAA